Part of the Bacteroidales bacterium genome, ATATAATCATATTTATCAATTGCAATGTTTGTTATTCTATATTTATTTTTCATTTCCTTTGGAATAAAATCAAATATATCTTTATTATTAACTTTGAAAACACCCCAGTCACAAACAACTAATTTATTATTTTGTGAATCCACAACTATAGAGGTTACTTGATTAGTGAGAGTATCTCCTGGCAATTGAATCTCTGACCATTTTTTGTCATTAAAAACTGAAATTATTCCTCGGCTTGTACCGAAATATTTTACATTGTTGCTGTCAATCGCTATAGAATATATCCATTTATCAACTAAACCGTCATTAAATGAATAATGTTTCCAATTATTTTTTATAGAAGTATAAATTCCATTACTTGTACCAATCCATATATTACCAAATTTATCTTGAGCCATAGAGTATGCAAAAGAAAAAGAATCATACTCGGGTTCTTTAATTTTTGTCCAAGTTTGTCCATTAAAATTATAAATACCTTCTCCCATTGTTCCTATCCATATTATATAATTTTTATCAATCATTATCGAGCATATTTCAATTTTGGTTGAATCCCATTTGCCATGATGGTCTACAAAATCTTCAGATGTATTTTCATCTTTAGTTGTGTCAATATCTTCGATTAAGATTTTTCGTATATTATTAGTATCAGAAATGCTATCTGTAAATGGCAAATTAACTTCAACAATTTGTGTTCTCATTTCACTTGGTGGAATATAAGTTTTAAATTCTTTTCCATCATACTTTGTAATCCCTCTTACACTGACAAACCAAGCGTTATTTTTATTGTCAAAATCAACAAATTCAATTCGATTTGATGGTAACCCATTTGATTTATAAAAACTTGTCCATTTGGTGCCATCATATTTTGTAATCCCACTGTCTGTGCAAAACCAAATATTATTTTGTTTATCAATTTTAATAGAATTTACAAGATTGCTAGAAAGCCCATCTTTTTTTGTGAAATTATTTGCTT contains:
- a CDS encoding two-component regulator propeller domain-containing protein, with the protein product MRHRAFIILFFALISIDNFSQQANNFTKKDGLSSNLVNSIKIDKQNNIWFCTDSGITKYDGTKWTSFYKSNGLPSNRIEFVDFDNKNNAWFVSVRGITKYDGKEFKTYIPPSEMRTQIVEVNLPFTDSISDTNNIRKILIEDIDTTKDENTSEDFVDHHGKWDSTKIEICSIMIDKNYIIWIGTMGEGIYNFNGQTWTKIKEPEYDSFSFAYSMAQDKFGNIWIGTSNGIYTSIKNNWKHYSFNDGLVDKWIYSIAIDSNNVKYFGTSRGIISVFNDKKWSEIQLPGDTLTNQVTSIVVDSQNNKLVVCDWGVFKVNNKDIFDFIPKEMKNKYRITNIAIDKYDYIWLSTDVLDCNYKNDFGVYRIKNTNR